TGCATCCTCTCGAAGGTGGATGAGGCGGCGGCGCTGGCGCCGGCGCTCGATGCCGTGGTGCGCCACGGCCTGCTGCTCACCTACATCGCCAACGGCCAGCGCGTGCCGGAGGATCTGCATCTGCCCAACCGCACCTATCTGCTGCACCGTGCCTTCAAGCTGCCGCCGCCGGGCTCGGTGCATCGGCTGCGCAACGACGAGTTCGGGCTGATCATGCCGACACCGAGCGAAAGCCGCGCTGCCACCCGGGGAGCGGTCCTTGTCTGAGCAGCTGCCGGCACCCGGTCCGGGCGATCAGGCCGAAGGGCTGCGCCGCCTGCTCGGCAGTCAGCCGATCGAGCTGACCGTCGCCGCGTGCGAGACCGAGCTGATCGATGCCTATGCGCGCATCAAGCGCATCGCATACGAGCGCAATTGCCATCACTTCAAAGTCAGCATCAGCCGGGCGCGCTCGGCTGAACAGGCCCGCAACGTGTTCGACAGCCTGCAACGTGTCGCCCGTGAATATCTCGGCGTGCGCCTCGAATACCTCGGCATGGCAAAGAGCGAGGGGACGCCTCCCCTGAGCGCTGCTCGGTCCATTCGCGGCGGGGCCGCCGTGAGGAGTCGATGATATAGTGAAAAGTGTTCATGACGACTTCCTTGTACACAGCGCAGGGCACGCTCGAAAAGGAGCGGCTGATCGATCGCTACGCGCCGTTCGTCAAGCGCATCGCCTGGCATTTGATGGCTAGGCTACCGGCCAGTGTGGATGTCGATGACTTGGTGCAAAACGGCATGCTGGGGCTTCTCGACGCGATCAAGCGCTTCGAGGATGGGATGGGCGCCCAGTTCGAGACCTATGCGATGCAGCGCATCCGCGGCGCGATGCTCGACGGCTTGCGCGAAAACGACTGGCTGCCGCGCACGGTGCGCAGTCAAATGCGCCGCGTCGAAACGGTGCTGCAGAAACTCGAGCATGAAAATGGCCGTCCGCCCAGCGAAAGCGAACTCGCCGCCGCGCTCGGCATGTCGCTGGCCGACTATCAGCACCTGTTGCAGGAAGCGCGCGGCCACCAGATCCTCTATCTCGAGGACCTGGCCGTCGAGAACGAAGATTTCCTCGATCGCCACGAGACCGAAACCGCGCCCGATCCGCTCGCGCTGCTCGAAGAAAGCGATGCGCGAGCCGCGCTCATCGCCGCGATCGAGAAGCTGCCGGAGCGGGAGAGGCTGATGATGGCGCTCTACTACGAACAGGATCTCAATCTGCGCGAGATCGGCGCCGTGATGGGTGTGACCGAATCGCGCGTCTGTCAGCTGCATGCCCAGGCCGTGGCGCGGTTGCGAACCGCGCTGGTCGGTGAGCAGGGAGCAGTCGCGCGCGCGTCCAAACGGCGCGGCCGCAAACCGCGCGCCATTTCCAACCCGTCGAACGGATATCATGGATAAGATCAGCATCGCGGGTCTGGCGCTTGGGCTGGCGGCCATACTGCTTGGCCAAGTGCTCGAAGGCGGGCACATCGGCTCGCTGCTGCAGCCCACCGCGTTCCTCATCGTCATCGGCGGCACGGTCGGTGCGGTGATGCTGCAGAGTCCCTGGCCGGTGTTCATGGCCGGTCTGAAGATGGGTAAATGGATCTTCGTGCCGCCGCCGACGGACGCCAAGCCATTGATCGATCAGATCGTCACCTGGAGCCACATCGCGCGTAAGGAGGGGCTGTTGGCGCTCGAAGCGCAGATTCCGCTGGTGCCCGATCCCTTCATGCAGAAAGGCTTGCAGCACCTCGTCGATGGGGTGGAGCCGGAAAGCCTGCGCGAAGTGCTCGAAGTCGAGATCGGCGCCTATGAAGCGCAGATGAAGCTCGCGGCGAAAATCTGGGAATCGGCCGGCGGCTATGCGCCGACCATCGGCATTCTCGGGGCGGTGATGGGGCTGATCCATGTGATGGAAAACCTCACCGATCCTTCCAAACTCGGCGCCGGCATCGCGGTAGCCTTCGTCGCCACGATCTACGGCGTTGGCTCGGCCAACCTGATCTTCCTGCCGATCGCCAAGAAGCTATTCGCCAACATCGCCCGCCTCGTTAGCTTGCGCGAGATGTTCGTCGATGGCCTGGTCGGCATCGCCAATGGAGACAATCCGCGCATCATCGAAAGCCGTCTCGAGGGCTATGTGGTCTGATCATGGCGCGCAAAAAGTCCGAAGAAGAACATGAAAACCACGAGCGCTGGCTCGTCTCGTATGCGGACTTCATCACGCTGCTGTTCGCTTTCTTCGTCGTCATGTATGCCATTTCGTCGGTGAATGAAGGCAAGTATCGCGTGCTGTCGGATTCGATCTCGGCGGCTTTCCGCAACATCCCGGGCAGCAGCGTCGGCGCGATGGTGCAGGTCAACCCGAGCGCGCCGCTGCCGGTGACGATCCCTTTCAAGAAACCGCAGGTCGCCAATCTGAAGACCGACCCGCAGCGGGAGAAAAACCGCGAGCTCTTGCGCAAAAAGGCCAAGGAGATCGCCGAGGCGCTGGCGCCGCTGGTCGAGCAAGGGCAAGTGCGCATCACCGAAGGTGCCCTGGGCATCACCGTCGAAGTCAATGCCAGCGTGCTGTTCGATTCGGGCGAGGCACGCTTGCAGCCTGCCGCCGTGCGCGCGCTGACCGCGGTCGGGCAGATTCTCGCCACCACCGATTTTCCGATCACGGTCGAAGGGCACACCGACAACGTGCCGATCAGCTCGCTGCTCTATCCCTCGAACTGGGAACTTTCGGGCGCGCGCGCGGCGAGCGTCGTGCGGTTGTTCATCGAAAACGGGGTCGATCCGCGCCGCCTGACCGCGGTGGGCTATGCGGACCAGCGCCCGGTGGCGGACAATGCGACGCCCGAAGGCCGGCTGCGCAACCGCCGCGTCGCGATCACCGTCGAGTCGCGCACGCCGGATACGCCGGTCGAGGTGGCCTTGCCCGAGTGATCAAGCCTTGCCGAGCGAATGACTGACGCCGCCCTGCCGCGGTTGTCCGTCGCGGCCGTAGACGGTGGCATTGTCGGCGGCCGCGCGTAGCACGTTCAGCGCCTGCTGGTTGCGTTGCAGGTGTAGCGCGATCAGCTTGCCATTGGTTTCGTTGAGCTCGCGCGCCTCGGTGGCGAGCCCGCGCAATGCTTCGGCCTCGGCAGGGGAAATTCCATTGAGCCGTTCCGCCAGCGCCGATTTTTCCGGAATCAGCGCCGCGAGCGCCTCGATGTCGCCTTTGATCAGAGCGGCCTGCTCACGGCGCAGCAGGTCGATGAAGACCCGCAGCGTTTCCGCGAAGGATTGTTCCGTCGTCATTGACGCTGGCGGACCAGCAGCTCGCGCGCGCTGTCGAGCAGGCTGCCGGCGATGCGCTCTGGGCCGATCTGGAAACGGCCTTCGGCAATCGCCTGGCGGATGCCCTCGACACGGGTGGCGTCGAAGGGCGCCTCACCGGCTTTCTGCAATTGGGCCGAGAGGGAGGAAATGTCGATCCGCTCCGTATTGACACCCGTCGCGGGAACTGTGGCCGCAGTCGCTGGTTTCGACTCCCGCGAGGCGGGATTCGTTGTCGTGTTGCCAATGGGGGAAAGCGTGGGGTCGATCTTCACGGCAATGTCCTGTTCCTGGTGTCGTCTTGGCTGTATTACGGCAACTCGGCGGAAAACCTGAGAACGAAAAAGGCGCTGCGAAGCATAGCGAAGGTCAATAGCCGACCTCGACGCTGCCATCGGCGCGAGCCGTGCCGCTGATCACCTGCCCGTTGGCCAGCCGCACCTGAGCGATTTCGCCCTCTCTGGCATTGGCGAGCGCGCGGCCTTCGTTGGCGACCGCGAATCCAGGGCCAACCGAGACGACCCGGACGGTCTGGCCTTGACGGATCACCAAGGGCGTTCTGATCACGTCGGCACGCAGCGGTCGGCCGGCGGGGATGGCGGCAGCGGCGGTCTTGCCGAGCGCCTGTGTGGGGTCGGTCAAGACGTTCGGCGGCAGTTCGGAAAGATCGCCCAGCTGGGTGGCCAGATCGTCGGCAACGATCGTCTGGCCCTGCGCGATCGGCCGCGCCGCGATCAGATAGTCGCCTTTGACGCGCACATGCACTTGCACATAGATGCGCCAACCGGCCTCGCTCAGACAACGGACGATCACGTGGGTGCGCCCCCAGACGCGCGCCCCGGGCGGTAGGCCGACATCGAACTGCTGGCATGGCGCGAGCTGGTTGTCGGCATCGAGGCTGCCGATCTCCCAGCTGACCTGACCGGGCAGCCCCTTGGTCTGGACTTTCAGCCAGGCGTCGATGGCTTTTTTCACCGGCAGCGGATCCTGCTGAGCGACGGTCAGCGAAGCCAACGGCAGCAGGAAAGCAAAAAGGGCGAGGCGGATGCGGATTCGCATGCGGCAATTAAAACATGACGCGCTGACTTTGACGTAAAGGGGGCAGCGAAGGCAGAAATTGCCGCCCAAGCGGCAAAGGAGGGGTGATAAAGGCGCTTCTTTGCCAGGAGGGCACCTCGAAACCTGCTGCACGACCCGATTGCTGCGTTGGGCGGTGCTGGCTTCGGCCGCTTCGCTTAACCTTGGCAAAGCCGAGGTTGGCCTTCGCCGCAACTTCGTTGTCGCTCCCTCGCTTAACTCATTGTTATGTGGTTTCGGCATCACATGCGCTTCGCTCCTGTTAGCCTGCACCGTAACTTCGCCTTCGGCTTTTTCTCGGTCGCTGCGCTCCGTCCGCCTTGCACTCGGGCCGCTCGCGACGGTTTTCCGCGGTGCCCAGGATTCGGGCTTGGCATGAAAGCTGCAGGTGTGAGGGCGTTCCAGTCTCCTATGCACTGACATCATGATCGACCGCCTCGAACAGGACTTGAGCTTCTTCCGTCACGCGCTGGGGGTGCGTGGCTACCGTCAGGAGCTACTCGCCTCGAACATCGCCAATGCGGACACGCCGCATTACAAGGCGCGCGATCTCGATTTCAAGGCGGCACTGGGCGCGGCGCTGGGCACCATGCCCACGGTGCCGCCGGTGCGGCTTGCTCGCACCCAGCCGGGCCATCTCGGCGGCAACGGGGCACCGCCCTTTGCCGGCGCCATGCGTTATCGCGCCGAATATCAGGGCGCAGTCGATGGCAACACGGTGAACATGGATGTCGAGCGCGCCGCATTCGCCGAGAACGCGCTGCAGATCGAGGCGCTGATCAGTTTCGTCAATCACCGTTTCCGCAGCATGCAGGCTGCGCTGCAAGGGCAGTGATCATGAGCGACTTCAGGATTTTCGCGATCGCCGGCTCCGCGCTCACTGCCCAATCCGCGCGTCTGAACGCCGTGGCGAGCAACCTCGCCAATGCCGACAGCGTAGCAGGTGCCGATGGCCGGCCCTATCGAGCCAAACAGGTGGTGTTCCAGGCCATGCCGGTGGAAGGCGGCGGCCTTGGTGTGCGCGTCACCCAGGTGGTGGAGAGCGCGGCGCCGCTGCGCATGCAATACGACCCGGCGAATCCGGCCGCCGACGAAAAGGGTTATGTCGCGCTGCCGAACGTGAATGTCGTCGAGGAGATGGTGAACATGATCTCGGCTTCGCGCGCCTATCAGACCAATGCGGAAGTGATGAATACCGCACGCGCCCTGATGAGCAAGACCCTGACGATCGGCCAGTGAGAAAGGAAAAGCAATGAGCGTCGCGAATACCGTCACGAGCCTAGCCGAGCAAATCTATGCCAGCCTGAATCCGAGTCGGAAGACGGATACCCCGACCGTCATCAATGAAGCGGAGAACCGCTTTCTGACGCTGCTCACCACGCAGCTTAGGAACCAGGATCCCCTCAATCCGCTCGACAACGCGCAATTGACCTCGCAGCTGGCGCAGATTTCCACCGTCAATGGCATCGAGAAGCTCAACGCTACGTTGCAAACGCTGCTCTCGGGCCTGCAAGACACGCAGGCGATGCAGGCCGCGCTGCTGGTCAATCACGGTGTGCTGGTGCCCGGCAATGACCTGATACTCGGCGAACAAGGGGCGATCGGCGGTGTCGAGCTCGCCAGTGCCGCCGAAGATGTCAGCGTCACGATCAAGGATGGCAATGGCCTCGTCGTCCGCACGCTGAGTCTCGGCGCACAGGAGGCAGGGATCAATCCCTTCGTCTGGGACGGCAAGGCCGACAACGGTGCCCAGGCCGCGCCCGGGAAGTACAGCGTCAGCATCGGCGCCAAGACGGGGACGACGAATTCGACGCCCACGGCGCTCGCCTATGGCCTCGTGCAAGGGGTGACGCGCGGCAGCAATGGGCTCACTCTCGATGTCGGCGGCTTCGGCGAGTTCGGTCTTGCCGACGTGAAACAAATTTTCTGACAGGAGCATCACCATGAGTTTCCAACAGGGTTTGAGCGGACTGAATGCCTCTTCCAAGGCCATCGACGTCGTCGGCAACAACATCGCCAACTCGGGCACGGTGGGTTTCAAAGCGGCGAACACCGCCTTTGCCGACGTTTTCGCCGCGACCATGAGCGGCATCAACCAGATCGGCATCGGCACCTCGATCGCCAGCATCAATCAGCAGTTCACCCAAGGCAACATCACGGTGACCAATAACCCGCTCGATCTGGCGATCAACGGCCAGGGCTTCTTCCGGCTGTCCAACAACGGCGCGATCACCTGGACACGCAATGGCCAGTTCAATGTCGATAAGGATGGTTACATCGTCAATGCCAACGGCTACCGACTGACCGGTTATCTCGCCAATGCGCAAAACGTGATCGTGCCCTCGACGCCGGCGGAGATCTACATCAATACATCCGACCTGCAGCCGCAGGCGACCGGGAGTAGCCCCTCGGGCAGCGGGCTGCAGATGGGGCTGAATCTCGATTCGCGCGCCGATGTGATCACCGCAGCCTTCGATATCAACGATCCGACCACCTACACGAGCTCGACATCCGCGACGGTCTATGACTCGCTGGGCAATGCGCATCTGTTGTCGCTCTATTTCGTGAAGACGGCGGCGAATTCCTGGAACGTCTATAGCAACCTTGATGGCGGCACCCCTTCAGCAGCGACGGCGATCGCCTTCGATGCAACCGGCAAGCTGACCTCCCCAGCCAATGGTCTCATTTCCCAATCGCATGCGGTAACCACCGGGGCGACCTCGCCGCTCGCCTTCAACCTGGATCTGACCGGATCGACGCAATATGGCAACATCTTCGGCGTCAATAGCATCACCCAGGATGGCTATGCCTCCGGCCGGCTGACCGGCCTCTCCGTGGCCGTCGATGGCACGATCCAGGGCCGTTACAGCAACGGCCAGACGCGCGACCTCGCCCAGGTGGTGCTCGGTAACTTCAACAATCCGAATGGTCTGGTTTCGTTAGGCAACAACCAGTGGGGCGAATCGGCCGATTCGGGCCAGCCGCTGATCGGCGTGCCGGGTTCGGGCTCGCTGGGCGTGATCCAGTCGGCGGCGGTCGAGGAGTCGAACGTCGATCTGACCGCCGAGCTGGTGAATATGATCACCTACCAGCGTCAATACCAGGCCAATGCACAGACCATCAAGACGCAGGATTCGATCCTGCAGACGCTGGTCAACCTGCGCTGACGAAACTCGGCGCTGACGGGACGGCACGATGGATCGCCTGATCTACACCGCGATGACTGGCGCGAGCGGCATCCTCTCGCGCCAGGCGGCTGTTACGCACAACCTCGCCAACGTC
This genomic interval from Sulfuricystis multivorans contains the following:
- a CDS encoding flagellar motor protein, with amino-acid sequence MDKISIAGLALGLAAILLGQVLEGGHIGSLLQPTAFLIVIGGTVGAVMLQSPWPVFMAGLKMGKWIFVPPPTDAKPLIDQIVTWSHIARKEGLLALEAQIPLVPDPFMQKGLQHLVDGVEPESLREVLEVEIGAYEAQMKLAAKIWESAGGYAPTIGILGAVMGLIHVMENLTDPSKLGAGIAVAFVATIYGVGSANLIFLPIAKKLFANIARLVSLREMFVDGLVGIANGDNPRIIESRLEGYVV
- a CDS encoding flagellar hook assembly protein FlgD; the protein is MSVANTVTSLAEQIYASLNPSRKTDTPTVINEAENRFLTLLTTQLRNQDPLNPLDNAQLTSQLAQISTVNGIEKLNATLQTLLSGLQDTQAMQAALLVNHGVLVPGNDLILGEQGAIGGVELASAAEDVSVTIKDGNGLVVRTLSLGAQEAGINPFVWDGKADNGAQAAPGKYSVSIGAKTGTTNSTPTALAYGLVQGVTRGSNGLTLDVGGFGEFGLADVKQIF
- the flgM gene encoding flagellar biosynthesis anti-sigma factor FlgM; amino-acid sequence: MKIDPTLSPIGNTTTNPASRESKPATAATVPATGVNTERIDISSLSAQLQKAGEAPFDATRVEGIRQAIAEGRFQIGPERIAGSLLDSARELLVRQRQ
- a CDS encoding flagella synthesis protein FlgN, coding for MTTEQSFAETLRVFIDLLRREQAALIKGDIEALAALIPEKSALAERLNGISPAEAEALRGLATEARELNETNGKLIALHLQRNQQALNVLRAAADNATVYGRDGQPRQGGVSHSLGKA
- the flgC gene encoding flagellar basal body rod protein FlgC, which gives rise to MSDFRIFAIAGSALTAQSARLNAVASNLANADSVAGADGRPYRAKQVVFQAMPVEGGGLGVRVTQVVESAAPLRMQYDPANPAADEKGYVALPNVNVVEEMVNMISASRAYQTNAEVMNTARALMSKTLTIGQ
- a CDS encoding RNA polymerase sigma factor FliA; translated protein: MYTAQGTLEKERLIDRYAPFVKRIAWHLMARLPASVDVDDLVQNGMLGLLDAIKRFEDGMGAQFETYAMQRIRGAMLDGLRENDWLPRTVRSQMRRVETVLQKLEHENGRPPSESELAAALGMSLADYQHLLQEARGHQILYLEDLAVENEDFLDRHETETAPDPLALLEESDARAALIAAIEKLPERERLMMALYYEQDLNLREIGAVMGVTESRVCQLHAQAVARLRTALVGEQGAVARASKRRGRKPRAISNPSNGYHG
- the flgA gene encoding flagellar basal body P-ring formation chaperone FlgA, whose protein sequence is MRIRIRLALFAFLLPLASLTVAQQDPLPVKKAIDAWLKVQTKGLPGQVSWEIGSLDADNQLAPCQQFDVGLPPGARVWGRTHVIVRCLSEAGWRIYVQVHVRVKGDYLIAARPIAQGQTIVADDLATQLGDLSELPPNVLTDPTQALGKTAAAAIPAGRPLRADVIRTPLVIRQGQTVRVVSVGPGFAVANEGRALANAREGEIAQVRLANGQVISGTARADGSVEVGY
- the flgB gene encoding flagellar basal body rod protein FlgB; this encodes MIDRLEQDLSFFRHALGVRGYRQELLASNIANADTPHYKARDLDFKAALGAALGTMPTVPPVRLARTQPGHLGGNGAPPFAGAMRYRAEYQGAVDGNTVNMDVERAAFAENALQIEALISFVNHRFRSMQAALQGQ
- the motD gene encoding flagellar motor protein MotD, whose translation is MARKKSEEEHENHERWLVSYADFITLLFAFFVVMYAISSVNEGKYRVLSDSISAAFRNIPGSSVGAMVQVNPSAPLPVTIPFKKPQVANLKTDPQREKNRELLRKKAKEIAEALAPLVEQGQVRITEGALGITVEVNASVLFDSGEARLQPAAVRALTAVGQILATTDFPITVEGHTDNVPISSLLYPSNWELSGARAASVVRLFIENGVDPRRLTAVGYADQRPVADNATPEGRLRNRRVAITVESRTPDTPVEVALPE
- the flgE gene encoding flagellar hook protein FlgE; protein product: MSFQQGLSGLNASSKAIDVVGNNIANSGTVGFKAANTAFADVFAATMSGINQIGIGTSIASINQQFTQGNITVTNNPLDLAINGQGFFRLSNNGAITWTRNGQFNVDKDGYIVNANGYRLTGYLANAQNVIVPSTPAEIYINTSDLQPQATGSSPSGSGLQMGLNLDSRADVITAAFDINDPTTYTSSTSATVYDSLGNAHLLSLYFVKTAANSWNVYSNLDGGTPSAATAIAFDATGKLTSPANGLISQSHAVTTGATSPLAFNLDLTGSTQYGNIFGVNSITQDGYASGRLTGLSVAVDGTIQGRYSNGQTRDLAQVVLGNFNNPNGLVSLGNNQWGESADSGQPLIGVPGSGSLGVIQSAAVEESNVDLTAELVNMITYQRQYQANAQTIKTQDSILQTLVNLR